One stretch of Miscanthus floridulus cultivar M001 chromosome 18, ASM1932011v1, whole genome shotgun sequence DNA includes these proteins:
- the LOC136524354 gene encoding uncharacterized protein yields MDKFVRKESQVSTDNDDNDPRDGQMETKNIVGVEEVLIDNTDIEMDNNVDNIGANSTSPIADVNDSFQPDIFDPRYWDSLDHKQFDILAEKGPRRDLSIQKGPNDRYARRFSALFYTRILSNGEHCDRDWLVYSKELDRVFCFGCKLFTKGHRKGQLANEEFNDWIHLGSRLKEHETSPNHVLSMATWYELRSRLQKDQTIDKAAQRQLEKEKDHWRKVLFRIVCIVKFLAKHNLAFRGTNSKLYEDSNGNFLGLVEMLAEFDPIIQEHVRRITSEETQAHYLDFKIQNELIHLLASAIKSKIIKKIKSAKYFSVILDCTPDASHQEQMSLIIRYVDSSSSDVRIEESFIGFLDVNDTTRQGLFDALENELKLLGLDIDDVRGQGYDNGSNMKGKHKGP; encoded by the exons ATGGATAAATTTGTTAGAAAAGAGTCACAAGTGTCCACCGATAATGATGACAATGATCCTAGAGATGGTCAGATGGAGACAAAAAATATTGTTGGGGTCGAGGAAGTTCTTATTGATAACACAGATATTGAAATGGATAACAATGTTGATAACATTGGGGCCAATAGTACTTCACCAATTGCGGATGTTAATGATTCCTTTCAGCctgatatatttgatcctagatatTGGGATTCCCTTGATCATAAACAATTTGATATTTTAGCAGAGAAGGGCCCTAGAAGAGATTTATCAATTCAGAAAGGTCCTAATGATAGATATGCTAGAAGGTTTTCTGCATTATTCTATACAAGAATTTTATCAAATGGAGAGCATTGTGATAGGGATTGGCTTGTCTATTCTAAGGAACTCGATAGGGTCTTTTGCTTTGGTTGTAAATTATTTACAAAAGGCCATCGAAAAGGTCAGTTGGCAAATGAGGAGTTTAATGATTGGATACATCTTGGTAGTAGACTTAAAGAGCATGAAACAAGTCCAAATCATGTTTTGAGTATGGCAACTTGGTATGAGTTGCGTAGTAGATTGCAAAAGGATCAAACTATTGATAAAGCCGCTCAACGACAACTCGAGAAAGAAAAGGACCATTGGAGAAAAGTTTTGTTCAGAATTGTTTGCATTGTTAAATTTCTTGCCAAGCATAATCTTGCTTTTCGTGGGACTAATAGCAAACTATATGAAGATAGCAATGGGAATTTCTTGGGATTGGTAGAGATGTTGGCTGAATTTGACCCAATTATTCAAGAACATGTTCGTCGTATTACAAGTGAGGAAACtcaagctcattatcttgattttaAGATTCAGAATGAGTTGATACACTTGCTTGCTTCTGCTATTAAGTCTAAAATTATTAAGAAAATAAAGAGTGCAAAGTACTTCTCTGTCATACTTGATTGTACTCCTGATGCAAGCCACCAAGAACAAATGTCTTTAattataagatatgttgactcATCTTCAAGTGATGTTCGCATAGAAGAATCCTTTATAGGATTTTTGGATGTCAACGATACAACTAGGCAAGGACTTTTTGATGCGCTGGAGAATGAACTAAAGCTCCTTGGTCTTGATATAGATGACGTGAGAGGACAAGGTTATGACAATGGGTCAAATATGAAAGGAAAACATAAAGGG CCTTAA